The genomic window TCGTCCACCGACTGACCCGCTGGTGAGCGTCCCACCCGGCCCGGCTCCGCCCGTACGGAGCCGGGCCGGGTGGCGAGCCCGGCCGCGGCCGGGCCGTGACCGGTCCTGGGAGGCCGCCGACCGCGCCGACGGGTGCGCGCCGCCCGGATAGGCTCACCGTGATGGAGGACAACAGCAGCGGTACGACGACCGGACCCGCCGCCGGGCCCGGCGATGAGCTGCCCGGCGGGCGGGCCCGGCCCAAGACCGGCAAGAGCGAGCAGACCCGGGCGCTGATCCTGGAGACCGCGATGCGGCTCTTCGGCGAGCGCGGCTACGAGAAGACCACCATGCGGGCCATCGCCCAGGAGGCGGGCGTCTCGGTGGGGAACGCGTACTACTACTTCGAGTCGAAGGAGTTCCTGATCCAGGGCTTCTACGACCGGATGACGTACGCGCACGCGCTGGACGCCACGGCCCGGATGGCGGGCGAGCGGGACTTCGACGTCCGGCTGCGGATCGCCCTGGAGTCCTGGCTGGACTGCGCGGCCGGCTACCACGAGTTCGCCGCGCAGTTCTTCCGTACGGCCGCCGACCCGGACAGCTCGCTCAGCCCGTTCTCGAACGAGTCGCACCCGGCGCGGGCCACCGCGGTCGACCTCTTCCGCGACGTGCTGTCCGGCTCGGACCTGGCGCCCAAGGTCGACGCCGAGCTGGCCGAGCTGCTGCCCGACCTGCTGTGGCTGCACCTGATGGCGGTCGTCCTCTACTGGGTCTTCGACCGCACCCCTGGCACCGCCCGCACCCGCGAGTTCGTCCGCCGCTCCACCCCGCTGGTGGCCAGGCTGATCGCGATGTCCCGCTACCGGGTCTTCCGCCCGATGGTCCGCGATGCCAAGGGCCTGATCCAGGACTTCATCCTGCCGACCATCGGCCGCACCGCGGTCACCCGCGGCCCGGCCGCGGCGGCTACTCCCCCGCGGCACGCCTGAGGCACGGCCGGGGCCCGCGGGGCGCCGCCGCCGGTACGCGCCGGCTCACCGTCCGGCAGGCGTCCGCTCCTGCTGCTGCGTCCCGGCCGGCGTCGGCCGCGGCTCGCGGCGCAGCGCGCGCAGGCCGCGCAGGCCGATGGCGCCGATCACGCTGCCGAAGACGGTGGAGACCACGGCCAGGGTGAGGTGGATCCAGAAGTACGCGGTCGGCGAGGAGTGGTCACCGTGGCGGAAGGCCAGACCGCTGGTGTCCTTCCACAGGTTCTTCACAAAGGTGACCCAGACGATCCACGACCACACCCCGAAGGCGGCGAGGAACCAGGACACCGGGCGACTGAGCTTCATACGTCCCAGTATGGGCGCCGCCGCCGCGCCCCGGGCGGCCGGGGCAGGGGCACCGGAAGGGCGATCTTCACCCGGGTGCCCGCCGACCCTGGCCGGGAGGCTGACAGCTGAGGCCTGTACGTTCTTCCGAGTGTCTACGCATCACACCGCGCCGCCCGCCCGTCGCGCGCTGCGCCACCGCATCCTGACCGTCACCGCGACGGCCGCGACCGCCGTGCTGCTGAGCGGCACCGCGCTGACCGGGACGGCCGCGGCCGCGCCGGCCCGCGGGCCGAAGGTGCCGCAACCGCCGGCCCAGATGTCGAAGGTCGGCGGCGACCGGCTCGGGACACCCGGGACCCAGGTGGACCTGTCGGGCGGCGCTCCGGCACTGCCCGCCAAGCTGACCGCCCGCTCCTGGATCGTGGCGGACGCCGAGACCGGCGACATCCTCGCCGAGCACAACGCGCACTGGCAGCTCGCTCCGGCCAGCACGCTGAAGATGCTCTTCGCCGACGTGGTGCTGCCGAAATTCCCCTCGACCGAGCAGCATGTCGTCGCGGCGAGCGACCTCAAGGGCATGGGCGAGGGCAGCAGCCTGGTCGGGATACAGGAGAACCAGGGCTACTCGGTGAAGGACCTGTGGCTGGGGGTGTTCCTGCGCTCGGGCAATGACGCGGTCCACGTGCTGGCCGCGATGAACGGCGGCGTGACCAAGACCGTCGCCGACATGAACGCCCTGGCCAAGGAACTGCAGGCCGACGACACCAACGTCGTCACGCCGGACGGCTACGACGAGCCCGGCCAGCACAGCAGCGCGTACGACCTCACGCTCTTCGCCCGGCGCGGCCTGCAGAACGCCGACTTCCGCGCCTACTGCTCCACGGTCGTCGCGCAGTTCCCCGGCGACTTCAAGAAGGACAAGAAGGGCAAGCCGACCAAGGTCCGCGAGTCCTTCCAGATCCAGAACACCGACCGCCTGCTCAGCGGTGACTACGACCTGAAGCGCTACCCGGGCATCGCCGGCGTGAAGAACGGCAACACGACCAACGCCGGCGCCACGTACACCGGGGTCGCGGAGCGCAACGGCCGCAAGCTGCTGGTCACCGTGATGAATCCGCAGCCGGGGCACAACGAGGTCTACCGGGAGGCCGGCGCCCTGCTGGACTGGGGCTTCAAGGCCGGCGCCAAGGCCAGGCCGGTCGGCACGCTGGTGCCGCCGCTCAGCGCGGTGAAGGCGGCCGCCTCGGCCACCCCCAAGCCCGGCGGCGACCGCGGCAAGCGGGTCAACGCCTCGGCGAGCACCTCGTCGTCGTCCTCGTCTGCCGGGCTGTGGACGGCCGTGGGCGTGACCGTGGGGACGGCGCTGCTGCTGGCGGTCGTCATCACCGTCATCCGCCGCCGGCGCCCGTTGCCGGCCGACGGCACCGGCCGCCGGTCGGAGCGGGGATCGGGGCGCGGATCCCGTCGCCGCAAGCGGGGCTGACCGGCGACCGCCGCCGCGGGATCGTCAACGGGGCGCCGCACAACTGTTGTTGACCCCCGGGAGTCTGCTTGTTCACCGAAGTGGTGAACAGGGGGTCGCTCATGGTGACGAAGGAGCAGAGACGCCGCAGCCCGCGCGTGATCACGCGCGGGCTGGCCGTGGCCGTGGCGGTCGGGCTGGTGTGGGCGGCGGGCACCGCCCCGGCATCCGCCGCCGACGGGCTGCGGCTGTACAGCCAGGCGGACCTGACGCTGCCGCTGGGGCCCGCGGGTGGCGAGAACCCGGTGAAGTCGCTCTCGGTCCAGCTCGCCCACCAGATCCTCGACAGGACCGCACCCGGCACTCTGACGTTCGACGCCACGACGCTCGCCGGTGTCGCCGAGGTGACCTGGCCGGACGCCTGCACGCCGAGCGCGGACCGGAAGCACGCCGAGTGCGACGCGGCGGGGGTGAAGGGGACCGAGCACGACACGGTCGTCCTGCGGATCAAGGCGGCGCCCGGCGCCGCCGGCGGCGCGAAGGGGACGGTGCGCTACACCGGCAGTTCGCCCGGCCTGCCGGACGTGAGCGGCCAGACGACGGTGACCGTGGGCGCCGTCGCGGACGTCTTCATGCACGGGTTGCCGGAAAAGGTGGCGGCGAAGCCGGGTGACCTGGTCCCGCTGTCCTTCGCGCTGACCAACCGCGGCGGGCAGCCGGGCGCCGGGAGCATCCTCACGGCCCACGCCTCCGGCGGCCTCGACTCCCTGTCGCACTACGGCAACTGCGCGTACGGATACGTCGACAGCCCGGACCGCCGGTGGGTGGGCATGCTCAGCTGCGTGCTCCCCCCGGTGGCCCCGGGCACGACGGTGTCCTACACCGACGGGGTGCCCTTCCGCGTGCACGCCTCCGGGCTGATCGAGGACGTGGAGATCAGCCTGGTGGATTACACGCCGGAGGCGCTGGCCGACTCGCGCAGGGGGTCCACCCTGGTCCAGGGCGACGGCCCGGACATGGTCCCGCACACCGGTGGCACCACCGCGCAGGACTGGCAGACCGGCTACAGCTGGGCGGACCCGAAGATCAACGTCGACAACACCGCGGACTTCGCGCTGTCCGTGGCGCCGGTCAAGGGCCCCAAGGGCGCGACCGTCACCGCCGCCGTGGAGCTGGCG from Streptomyces sp. NBC_01198 includes these protein-coding regions:
- a CDS encoding TetR/AcrR family transcriptional regulator codes for the protein MEDNSSGTTTGPAAGPGDELPGGRARPKTGKSEQTRALILETAMRLFGERGYEKTTMRAIAQEAGVSVGNAYYYFESKEFLIQGFYDRMTYAHALDATARMAGERDFDVRLRIALESWLDCAAGYHEFAAQFFRTAADPDSSLSPFSNESHPARATAVDLFRDVLSGSDLAPKVDAELAELLPDLLWLHLMAVVLYWVFDRTPGTARTREFVRRSTPLVARLIAMSRYRVFRPMVRDAKGLIQDFILPTIGRTAVTRGPAAAATPPRHA
- a CDS encoding SCO4848 family membrane protein is translated as MKLSRPVSWFLAAFGVWSWIVWVTFVKNLWKDTSGLAFRHGDHSSPTAYFWIHLTLAVVSTVFGSVIGAIGLRGLRALRREPRPTPAGTQQQERTPAGR
- a CDS encoding D-alanyl-D-alanine carboxypeptidase family protein, coding for MGAAAAPRAAGAGAPEGRSSPGCPPTLAGRLTAEACTFFRVSTHHTAPPARRALRHRILTVTATAATAVLLSGTALTGTAAAAPARGPKVPQPPAQMSKVGGDRLGTPGTQVDLSGGAPALPAKLTARSWIVADAETGDILAEHNAHWQLAPASTLKMLFADVVLPKFPSTEQHVVAASDLKGMGEGSSLVGIQENQGYSVKDLWLGVFLRSGNDAVHVLAAMNGGVTKTVADMNALAKELQADDTNVVTPDGYDEPGQHSSAYDLTLFARRGLQNADFRAYCSTVVAQFPGDFKKDKKGKPTKVRESFQIQNTDRLLSGDYDLKRYPGIAGVKNGNTTNAGATYTGVAERNGRKLLVTVMNPQPGHNEVYREAGALLDWGFKAGAKARPVGTLVPPLSAVKAAASATPKPGGDRGKRVNASASTSSSSSSAGLWTAVGVTVGTALLLAVVITVIRRRRPLPADGTGRRSERGSGRGSRRRKRG